The Magallana gigas chromosome 6, xbMagGiga1.1, whole genome shotgun sequence genome includes the window AGCAATAAAATCAAACGTCGTTGGTAACATAACCTTTGTATCTAACATTGCCAATTATATCCAAGCACATTAAAACGAGGAAATGGTGACAGAAATATTCGTGTAACAGGAAGTTAACCAATTGAGTAAATATGCTGACCTTTCTATCTAGGTCAAATTGTTTCACAGTAATTCACGTCATTCACCCCACCCGAGACTTTTGGAgctaaaattatgtttaaaatattttgtaactttATAAATTATGACTTCATGATAGATAAGCTACCTGTGCATCAAGAAAACCTCATATGCAAAAAGTGCGAGTTGATCGTTGTGGCTAAGAAAATGCTCTAAAAGAgtgtttatttgtgttttatgaAATAAGTACGTCACAGAAGAATATATAGGTTCGAAACTGTTGAACAAACTTAGCTTATGATTAGAGTGCAAGTCTATTGTGAGCCTTATAACACACCTTTTCTTTTATCAAACGGACTTTGACAGCATTGCGATTAAAATTGTAATAAGCTTTGAGCCATATCGAGTAAAGCTGTCAGCCAATACGAGAATGATAGTATGTGTAAAGACAGCatttttgaattgaaattgttttttggaCTTTCCATAAAAGAAGAATCCTATCATTACAACAAATCAGAGTGCCCAGACACGAGATACAATTTTGTTGAATATGTACCTTTAATAGGGAAGTAATCAATTGTAACGTCATTTCAATAGGCCAAACTATAGAATTGTTATATGGTAACGATAGTTAGAAAAGGATATCCACTCAAGGATACGATACGATAAGTGACACATTACAGATCATTAAGAGTGAACTAGTTTAAAACTTGGAGAGGAAATAATATTCAATACAATAACGCTAACGTGTAACGTGACGTACAATAAATGACTTTACGACACCCCCACCCCCCGCTCCATATATGACTgagattgtttattttttagttaTTCTTTGTGTTTTGTAAAGGGTCTGGAAACTATACAGCATGGTATCTAAATGGCACCAAGTGTCCAGTGACGGCTGCGTTAAGGATCGTGATGGGACGTTGTGTTTTGACCAATATTGCAAGTCTACATCAAGGAAACAAATGCAGTGGATACTCGGGTCTCATTCTCGGGTTTGGGTTGTTTGGAGATGTGATGAGAGACTGTGAAAAGTACCGATGGATGGGGACCAGTAGATTTAAAGGTAagcatatttttatgaataacaaACAAATTTCAACTGACCAGCTACATGTAATCACTGTTATGAATTTCATTTAGGGTAATAGTAATCATTTACCTTTTTCgtgtgtatttttcatttacaaaaatagCTTACGAGTGAGACCTCTCTGTTTGTAGTTATACCTATGGGCTCGGTGCTGAACAGAAGACCTGTCAACGTTTCGATATCTTATATTCCAACCGAAAATAAACGGGTACAATGTCGGGAGGATTTTACGATTCAGAAACCTGATTTTCTTCGTCTAACATCTGTTCCAGTGACCAACACAAAAAGTGCCCGAGATGGCTATAAGAAGAGGACAGTTTCTTTCTCTGACATTCTCGGCACACCTTCAGGTATATGTTATGTGCTTCACTGCACCAAGAAAAGGTTTTTCAAATTGTCAGATAATCAACTGAGTATCATAGATAGCATGAGGCATAAGAAGTATGTCAGTCAAATTggcaaaaacattttaaaactttggaTGCAAAAAGATGATGTCCATAGTAAATATAAGCGAATCTATGGAGAAATCAAAAGTAATATGTACCTAACCCCTCAGTTATGATAATAATCAACCAAATCgattgacagaaaaaaattgacaaaatgtttaataaattgCCATCTTGGGACCTAGTCTTAGAGAGTTTAAGTCTTGAtatagtgaagtaccttaaatcgtctgttttcttattttgttttattctaaGTGCAAATTATCAAGGCTTTATATTACAATTTGCAGAATGGAAGACCGCGGAAGACAGAGTGGTGTACGCTGTAGATACTTATCCAATCACAATGAAGCCTGATGGAACAAAAATGGTCCCAAACTTTGGAGGCGACTCTTTAGAGCTACTTATAACAACAAAATGTAAACTTGCTGATCATTTTAGGCAACTGAAAGCAGTGGACGATGGAAAGTCATCATGTGTGAGTATTATTATCGTGTAAATGTACTTCTTTGCTCCTTTAACTGTCAGTCTTttgataaaactatttttttctcttaataaTACATACCTGTTAACATGTCTTTTCTTTTAGTACGACTTCGAATTCGTGAAAAAAATTGCAGTTCAGCGATATCGTGTTCGAGTGTTGGGAAACAAAACGGAGGATTTCTACTTAAATTGTGACGGGGAAGTTATCCGTCTTGAACATCCAGAGTTCGATGTCaggtaaaatattgtaataaaaatgtttttatgttcATTGGATACTAAAaatcttataataaaaaatactttcaaaaaattataaattttggtCGCATTGTATTTAAGCATGTGTTTTTGAATTGCACgttaaaatataatatgtttttccTTTTTACAGATTGCATAAAAATGTTGTGCAGCTTTATGGAAAAGCCAAATAAATGACACTGGATCAAGATCATCCTTTGAATatctatattaaaatttaaaaaaaacaaccaatatACCTCTGTTGTATCAACGTTTACATGGAcaatgatgtattttttttgtatactttaatgaaaaaaaccaTCTTCCTGATGATGTTTGTATTAGAGATATCTACCTCTGTTATCaacatgtatttacatctaaattttttttgtcttatttctttttttaattcttacattttttgtgaattttgatgaacaaaatatgttttacctCTGTTAGTAACATATACCTCTGTTATTAtcaatacattatttttacaataagaaATGTATAACTCTAATATAATGAGCGTATTTATGTGaagttgtattttatttttcaaaaaaattatacatattttgtgtgaaaatataACCCCTATAATATTTGACTACTTATCGGTATACGtatttgtaaaatgaatatCATAATTGTTATTATCAATGTATTAACagttattttatctttatttaatttctaaaaagttatacatatgttttgtgaaaataaaaggcatttttaaaagttaatataGGTAAAATTTCTTAAAAGGTTTGGAAACATCACATTATGATGCTACATTTAAGGGTGACGATTGTTTTTGgttgaagtttttaaacaaatgaaagacaaattacataattatatcatgaaaaatcaaaatataaaggAGTGGAAAAATATGAAAGCTATGATCAGTTTTAAACAACATAATAGCACATAAGCTCGTATGAGAAAAAAAGTgtaattatcatatattttcatataaaacgtattttcaaaaaagaacCACACAATTTTTCCATTCACTaatgtgataaaatatttgaaaaaaataatttcatatgtGAAATGTTATCTTAGAATCAAGATATCAgagtttcattaattttatttcattctgaATTCTTGATTTGTGATTGCTATTGACaagtttatattaaatttgaatcttacaaataaaattaagcTGTTTTTGGGGTTATATGAATCTTGTATATGATAACTGTAGATTTTTGGTCAAAGTGCGATTTTTGATCACCATTAACTGCATTTGTGTAACGGTGTTTGAGCTGCGTATTGAAACCATATTTCctttaattaatcaatgaaatcaGGAAGGAAATATTGATTCCTGTTTCAATAAACGAATCAATAAACATGAATGAAAAATTCCGGAAACGAAGCACCGCACGTAAagataaattttgcatttttaaatatcacgAGCACTGTGACGTGTGCAAGTCCTCAAATTActaaaatatatagagaatatttCATTAAGGATGATGTTTTGGAAGGGTTTGACTTTTACAAGTTTAACATAAAGTTCAATATTTGTTCTAAGCACAAAAAGtattaatgaaatgaataatattgACATGTTATCGTGCACCTTATTGTCAGTACTATAATAATAAAagtaaagattttatttgtgagtcaatataattttgcattatttttgtTGGCTTTATCTCTCTTATTCATTAAGATAAAATTATTGCATGTAATGCCAAAATATTGAAAACGTCTTAAAAGCGATAATAGACACCCTATCCCAAATTTTGATCACtaacctcatataaattttatgccaacagcataaggtcaatataagtagtttaatactttaaaaatttagtGTTATCagctttcaaattttgataaattgcataaaaaatgGGTAGGGAATTAAAAACTAATACTTTGAAATTCTAATTAAACGCGAGAAATTAATTTCACCGTAAAATCGCGATAAGCAACACATACCGATTTTAAagtctcgcttttatttttcacgCAGTTTTGAATTAcaggaaattataacaaaaattggTGGtggcgattttatattctcgcaatttgatacaaaatagcggaattaagtactcgcgtaatataaggaatttacagaaGAGGAATTCGAACTGgacaatttgaaagaaaataaatattgaaaacttCTAATAATTTGCATCTATTTAGacttacttttttaaatgtgaaaaataacTTACAATTAAAGGGCAATTACATGCAATGGGTGGGGTTTCATTATATCCGTGaacttttttattcttattaaagATCctccttaaagctgaacactgctcgtaaataggcactgtccggtATATTTCTCTTTCAACATCGCTCTCCCTACAACCCCAATATAAGCAACAAACCCCTTAACAGTTCAAAATATTTCGTTGTTGAGGTCTCAACTGTGTGGACGCACATCTTTTTTCGTCGTGTTTCTCGGTctcaatgaaattatcaagttttatgCACTTTTTTCAAACCAGAAGAGTACTTATATCAAATGTACTGGTCAGCGCATGATTTACAAACATaatatgcacataaaataagaattaaatgcataaatatcCAAAGACAACGAAAGTAACACTACACGTCGGCCAcaagtttcaggtgtgcaatcggtcGTAACGAAAttgaagggtttatataccaggtaacCGTGTGACTGTGCCTATTTACAAGCGGTGTTCCACTTTAAGCAAAGTTTGAATATACAAACTATTTAACTGACGTCTGAGTTAGAGTAACACATTAGTATTTAAGAACAGCCCATGTATATGCGAAATAAATAGATACGaattaaaacatctttttaagCAATTGGGAAAAACCGATTTCGGTTTCGAATCGTAGCAATAACTTTATCTTAAACATCCTTTATAATCAAGGAAAACCATTATCTGTTGAATGTATTTGAAGAAATATCTAACCAAATTATGGATATTTACGAAATGAGATAGAATTTAAAGATCAGGATGTAATTACAAAAACTTTGATATAAACAACAGAAAAGCAAGAGAAATTGTTTATCCGACATTAGTGACCTCCTCAGATGCATATGTGTtgtatgactttttttttcttagaattTTTGAACAATATCTTTAGTGTaccaatccacgaaaattgaatttttagacAGTTTTGCCCCGTATTGAATTCACCCAGACACAGTATATAATTAAATCCTCTTCCTAATGAACACATTCGtcaaaatagtttttaattcgtccagtcttaaatttgtccACTGAGATAAAAAAAAGGGGAGAATATTTCCCTGAACAcaacatatttatcatttttactaATCAGACTTCGCTAAGAATGAGAGAATATGATGATGAAGAAGTTGTTTTCAGTGAAGTTTCAACATCAAGAACCTCCTacttttgatgaaaatgtttattTGGCGAATAAATCTGAACTGTTTACTCGTCTGTATGCATACGAAGTATCCCACACCCTTTCATAATAGTTTATATGTTTTGTATTCAGAGTAGAATAACTTTATGTAGTATTTATTTAatctattgaaatgaaaataaaatattttatgcacTCGATCCCTTATTAATGCATTCTATAGTTACACTAGgtgaataattatttataaatttcaatgtgtttcattcatttttagcaaattgaattaaaaacatAAGCAAGTTTAAGTTTTCAATCAACCACTCAATGGTTGTCCAGTAAAGATGAAATTCACATTGCAATATACATATTGTAATTgcatatatataattgtttctctcaacaacttaaaaatgatttgtACATCACTCAACTTCCCCTATGACATTTACCAGTGAGTATTTATTCTGATTCTCAGTGTTAAATATCAATTGGGTTGATATTCTTTATTGACTATAAACAACGCTATACTCTTGATTCATGATTACACTAAATTTACACTTATGTCACCCCTTTGATACATTCTTTCGTTGAAATTCTAAAATAAGTCATCATGTACCGAAAGCTTTTTAAAAGTCagaaaacaaatcatgtttttgtcatttcaaatttcaaagtaGGGAACTCTCATCAACGTTCATTTTTTAGAAAGACATTCTACTTCCATTccacaaaaagtaaaattaaacttCAAGACTATAAAGACGAATAGGTAGATAAGAACGAATAAGCTGTATATATAGTTTTACAAAATCATATTGTTCAAAACAGGAGGAATGACtccaatgaataaaaaattcatattttctcTATTCTCTTTTGGCTTTTTAGTTCAAGTCGGTTCAAGTGAGTTTtcctgatcacctgttgtccgtcgtTCGTCCGTCTGTTTAtgaacttttcacatttttgacttcttctctagaatCACTCAGCCAAATTTTACCAAACTTGATACAAAGCACCCTTATGGGAAgggattttaaattgttaaaaataaagggCGTAGCACTTTAAAAGGGGAGATAAAAGCGACACATTAAAAATAGGGTGTATGacttcaaaatcttcttttcaaaaccactgcaccagaaatgccaatattttcaccaaaacatgtatatataataaagaATCTAATCGTTAAAATCGtgcctggactaatactagtaTCACAAGAGGGGCAACaagtttaacatataaataactagataaaatgtttaaaaaacttattcttaagaactacaatgctacattttgtgattactatgcaagcatcctaagatagtgtagattaaaaattgttaaagtcgtgacccctggactaaaaCTGAGGGCCCTACAGGGGTTAAAAGTCTAAAACATAGATAAATAgggaacattaaaaaatattcttcacaAGAAGTACAATGGTACAATGCTACAATATGTGAGATGCCTATGAGATCATCACAAGAGggattcaaagtttaacatataagTAACTATATAACATGTTTAACAATCTTATTCTTAAGAACTAAAATGCTACATTTTGttattactatgcaagcatcctaagATAGTATTAATTCCAAATTCAAgcgaaaaaaaatgacaaatacCGGGGCTCCAAGAGGAgctcaaagtttaacattgaaatatacatgtaaagaataatgtaatttttcctcaagaactacaatgctacaatttctGAGATTACTTTGCCAGCATCTTCAAAAAATGTggattataaacaaaactacaatgctacactctttagataactatgcaagcatcctaaAGCGGTACAGATTTTAAATTCCTTTATTGTGACCCCCGAACTAATACTAGGTCATCAAGAGGGTTCAaggtttaacataaaaatatatagggaaaattatttatatatatatatatatatatatatatatatatatatatatatatatatatatatatatatatatatatatatatttatatatatatatagggaaaatatttaaaaactgaaatagaATGTTACGAGGAACTGTatttcaggtgagcgatgtggcccatgggcctcttattAAATCAAATAGCTTACAGCATAGAATACTGCGAgcaaaaaacccccaaaacccATAAACCTCGACCTACAAATTTGAGAAGAACCACCTGTCTATTGCCGATGCTAATAGTCGTAATAatcttaattcaatttaaaatagatacattaaaaaagttttcaacacaATCTAACAATAAAttggttttttatttactattttatAAGGTGATTAGGCCTTTCTGACCAACAACACAATTACATTCAGACCGGCTGAGTCTCACATGGAAAATCTAGTCTTTTTTAATCACATATAGCACTGAACACATAGGTTAATTAACCATATAGGATTTTGCACGtcacaatatttataattattgtatttattatttattcctGCAATAATGTAGCTTACAGAACCCTCTCAACAAAAAGCTTCACGCTGTCCATCAATCAATCAGCCATCTACAGTTTTACTTATCCcaaatcaatttatatatatatatatatatatatatatatatatatatatatatatatatatatatatatatatatatatatatatatatatatatatatatatatatatatatatatataatcaatatgATAATACTTGATAGATATATGACATGGTTCGAGTGAACCAACAGCTTACTTAAAAATAGTGGCTCTTGAAAATTCTCTTATACttgttcagaaataaaaataacaggCGTCATTGCTATTCACGGTCAACAAATATCCGGTAGGTCAATTGTAGGGTTTGTGGTCTAGATGAATTCCCGGAAAGCACGTACACAAGACACTCATAAGAGGAGATTAAAGCCGATCATCGATTGGTTAGTTTATATGAAGTCGCCCAATCAAATGTCTCATAATATAGAAAATTAAGAGTGTAAAATCTCTTGATGATGATAAAAACTACCCAGTCTATTTGTTTTACCTCCCATACTTGAgttttatcacttcaaaatacTTTAAGAATAAAGCAacgcatttgaaaaaaaaaccgtaaAGCTTCTTGATCATGTTTTTTgctattacagtatcaaataatattcaatgtttttgcatgattaaacaaacaaatataaaaactaTTGTATAAAAATGAAGTACACAGATGGAAACATCCTAAAATAATTGACACAAGTATCATGAATGAGAAGGATAGTTCCACGGGGAATTACAAAAACGAAAGACCACAGTATTTGTCCGGTTAGGTCACGATAATAAGTCTGAATTCTGTAGAATTTTAATAACTGAAAGAAAAACGTGATTTGGAATTTACCGTCTATGTCCACatcatgaaaaaataaagacCACTTAGTAGAAAATTACTATTaacaattttatctttgaattctCTTAATGTGCTTAAAAGATATGGATCAGATTTCGATTGATGTTCAGTCATTCATTTAAGGTATTCAAGTTCTGTTGTAATGACTGTTTTACTAATTCGACTATTTCAGTAGTTGTATTCTTACAAGACtgcaaaagtataaaaatggtTTTGAGGCACATGATTTGTTAtaggcaattttttttaatggaacgaaaaacatattatatttgaacattaaaatatgaaaagagAGCAAAGTCACTTGATAAAAGAATTTTCAGACAGACAGATTGATGTTAATTTAATCTGAAGCATTGCTCTTATTCTTTCAAATCCATGCTTTGGTGTACGTGCCTTTTTATTCCTTAATTTGGTATCCATGTAATGTATTGAAACTTAACCATTCATAACACCTTTCTTTAACAATTCAATGTAAAAGGTAAGTCAAAGTATTTAAATCATTGggttatataaaagaaatagcgaaattgttatatttgttaatttgagTCTGACTTCGACATAGTTATAATTATATCGttcagtccgtgatttttcttaggttgctaaAGGTTTCAACCGATCAATAAAACGATTAGAACTGGATCGTGTAGATTCCAGCCATGTCTGTACATGTACccataattttgtaaattacaATAGGTTGGTTTACGAATTAGAGAAGAAAATGCCCAGTGAATATAAACGTATTGATATACAAAgctcattttgaaatattaaattttgcaaatatttaaaaagcaagGCTCAACGAAATCCTCAAATCAAAGGAAACAATCAAGTCGATAATATCCAATCATTATTCAGTACACactttaaacatatatttcatattacaaTTAAAAAGTGTAAATTCCCAAGCCTTTCACATAGGGAAACATTTACAACAAGTGTTAAGCTAAAGATTAATTAACACGTCTGCATCGTTTTATTTTTGATGGCTGATCTTTTGTTTTacagtttaattttaaaagttttggaatttgtaaaataaaattaagacaaaaaatgtttaatttttacacCTACATTGAATCGATTAAAACCAATCGTCTTAAGCGTTTGTTTTTCAACTCGTTTTCACGGTATTTGAAATAATATGGAGTTTTAAgcattttagattttataataaagattttataatgtttgtacttttattttgacaattggAATTGTCATTTATTCATATGTTTTGGCCACTTGATGGCAGTTTACGTGAATAAAATCATATAATCAGCTTGAATTGTAATAAAATGACATTGTTCTTATGATGTCTACAAAACTCATGTATACGCTATATATTTTCTCTGAGAGTCATTATATATTAACAACTACGTGAAAAGTAGTTGTTTCTCGTTTTTCATATTGCAAACTGTATCAGTGCGAAAGTAAACGACGCGTGATGAagataaaaatagataaattatagCATGCACTAGGAAGATGTAGGTGCATTCGACGGGGAAAATATCGAAAATAACGATCACAGCTGATGTCACACAAAGTGTGAATGTGTCAATGATGATTAAACCAAAACAGGCGGACTTCAGAAATGCCTGGGTTTAATCATTATACATACATTATACAAGACGTCAAATCAGAACGACAGTGGtcgttatttttatttatataaatttcttattaaattcgagattattcgattttttaaatcataaaaaattcatgtcaatcacatattaaaaaataaaatatttaaccgttattatattttaaagtaaGCATTCTTAAAAGTATGTTTAAAA containing:
- the LOC109619194 gene encoding ceramide kinase-like, with protein sequence MDFINPHLICKFSSSEFSIHESQILKSCVHESNGGAFLEVHYVAEKKNKKLTRRCYQYHETLDKCLEIHKKIQNTLADKRPKRLLVFINPRSGSKKAKKIYAKRVLPVFELCEIQTNVIVTNRANEVKDLLMNIDLEEFDGVVAVGGDGIYNEVVSGLTVRELRDHGQDPDNPECKLTQLKLPIGIIPAGSGNYTAWYLNGTKCPVTAALRIVMGRCVLTNIASLHQGNKCSGYSGLILGFGLFGDVMRDCEKYRWMGTSRFKVIPMGSVLNRRPVNVSISYIPTENKRVQCREDFTIQKPDFLRLTSVPVTNTKSARDGYKKRTVSFSDILGTPSEWKTAEDRVVYAVDTYPITMKPDGTKMVPNFGGDSLELLITTKCKLADHFRQLKAVDDGKSSCYDFEFVKKIAVQRYRVRVLGNKTEDFYLNCDGEVIRLEHPEFDVRLHKNVVQLYGKAK